The proteins below come from a single Desulfobaccales bacterium genomic window:
- a CDS encoding methylenetetrahydrofolate reductase, which yields MSKLKDALSAGGFPLVVEVKPPKGVEVAKMLAPVTGLNGQVTAFGVPDNEHAKMRLSALAAARLVKEAGGEPLMLLTCRDRNRLALESDLLGAAALGVENILVLSGDYVHQGDHPDAKPVYDADSVQLLLVARELMAGRDSAGNALSGAPRFFLGAVVIPEAQPLGPQRLKFRKKIEAGADFFVTAPLFDLEKYRAFRKEVVPEGVKILACLKVPSAEEVEKAAKGELRKVYSLPPAVIQELSGGDPEEVLAKGAALAGRLAKQLREEKLADGIYLKAKGRPDLAAAFLKAAGF from the coding sequence ATGAGTAAGCTCAAGGACGCCCTGAGTGCCGGGGGATTTCCCCTGGTGGTGGAAGTGAAGCCGCCCAAAGGGGTGGAAGTGGCCAAGATGCTGGCCCCGGTGACGGGCCTCAACGGCCAGGTGACGGCCTTCGGGGTGCCGGATAACGAACACGCCAAGATGCGCCTCTCCGCTTTGGCCGCCGCCCGGCTGGTGAAGGAGGCCGGAGGCGAACCCTTGATGCTGCTCACCTGCCGGGACCGCAACCGCCTGGCCCTGGAGAGCGATCTGTTGGGCGCCGCCGCCCTGGGAGTGGAGAATATCCTGGTGCTGAGCGGCGATTACGTCCATCAGGGCGACCACCCGGACGCCAAGCCGGTCTATGACGCCGACTCGGTGCAACTGCTGCTGGTGGCCCGGGAGCTCATGGCCGGCCGGGACAGCGCCGGCAACGCCTTAAGCGGCGCCCCCCGGTTTTTCCTGGGCGCGGTGGTCATCCCTGAGGCCCAACCTTTAGGCCCCCAGCGGCTGAAATTCCGCAAAAAAATTGAGGCCGGCGCCGACTTTTTCGTCACCGCGCCCCTCTTTGACCTGGAGAAATACCGGGCCTTCCGGAAAGAGGTGGTGCCCGAGGGCGTGAAGATCCTGGCCTGCCTCAAGGTGCCCTCCGCCGAGGAGGTGGAGAAGGCCGCCAAGGGTGAGCTCCGGAAGGTGTATTCCCTGCCGCCCGCAGTGATTCAGGAGCTCTCCGGCGGCGACCCGGAGGAAGTGCTGGCCAAGGGCGCGGCCCTGGCCGGGCGCCTGGCCAAACAGCTCCGGGAAGAAAAGCTGGCGGACGGCATCTATCTCAAGGCCAAGGGCCGGCCGGACCTGGCGGCGGCGTTTCTCAAGGCCGCCGGGTTCTGA
- a CDS encoding hydrogenase iron-sulfur subunit translates to MEASKVISAAPEAAFVPKILALVCTYCTYTAADMAGSARMQYPATVRIVKYLCTGRIDILHILKAFEAGADAVMVSGCEAGSCHFLEGNLRARERVEYAKKLIAEVGLEPERLEMFEVAASDAPKWVQVVREMTERVKRLGPSPLHRVGESPAQVAAAVQRVVAQ, encoded by the coding sequence ATGGAAGCCTCCAAAGTGATTTCCGCCGCTCCGGAAGCGGCATTTGTCCCCAAGATCCTGGCCCTGGTGTGCACCTACTGCACCTACACCGCCGCGGACATGGCGGGCTCGGCCCGCATGCAGTACCCGGCCACGGTGCGCATCGTCAAGTACTTATGCACCGGCCGCATCGACATCCTGCACATCCTCAAGGCCTTTGAGGCCGGGGCGGACGCGGTGATGGTGAGCGGCTGCGAAGCCGGGAGCTGCCACTTCCTGGAGGGGAACTTGCGGGCCCGGGAACGGGTGGAATATGCCAAAAAGCTCATCGCCGAAGTGGGCCTCGAGCCCGAGCGCCTGGAGATGTTTGAGGTGGCCGCCTCCGACGCCCCCAAGTGGGTCCAGGTGGTCCGGGAGATGACGGAGAGGGTGAAACGGTTGGGTCCCAGCCCGCTCCATCGGGTGGGCGAAAGCCCCGCCCAGGTGGCGGCGGCAGTTCAACGGGTGGTGGCGCAATGA
- a CDS encoding FAD-dependent oxidoreductase, translating into MTASNGKVGAIAVVGGGIAGMQAALDAANAGYKVYLVERDISIGGVMAQLDKTFPTNDCSTCLISPKLIEVARHPDIEIITQAQVAKVEGEAGNYRLTVTLEPRYIDRAKCNACGACAEACPVSMPSTFDEGLGTRPAAYRHFPQAIPATYAIKKLDRAPCVRACPANLSAQGYVQLIKVGKYAEALALIMDRLPLPGTIGRICPHPCEDQCRRGELDEPVAICALKRFAADMADWQSLPVPEITPRPGKVAVVGSGPSGLSCAYHLARRGYQVTVFEAQSDIGGWLRYGIPEYRLPREVLDREVDYIRRLGVEFKVNTPIGPGLTVNDLLTREGFQAVYLGVGAQDSLRLPVPGADAQGVLWGVEYLKESAAGRPQDFRGRRVTVIGGGNVAMDVARTARRQGGEVTIICLETRDEMPASPWEVAEAEQEGITILHRWGVKEIVAPKGQVTGLVLKAVERVFDEQGRFAPTYREEETTRRETDVVILAIGQKTNLSFLTETDGIRLTPRGLIEADPETLATSREGVFAGGDVITGPYIAIAAVAAGREAAESIDRYLSGRDLKEGREFPLRPLPKGEGNWAPLPPKSARKPRARMPELPLAEWTKGFKEINLGFSEEQARSEAERCINCGVCSECLQCVAACQAGAINHQMQPATRELEVGALILAPGFRPFEADQKAEYGFGRYPNVVTSLQFERLLSATGPTGGHVVRPSDHQAPRKVAWIQCVGSRDASLNREYCSYVCCMYATKQAIIAKEHDPDIEPTIFYIDMRAQGKGFDRYYERAKTSHGVRYVRSMISRVAQDPKTHNLELTYVSEDNQIVTETFDLVVLSVGLNPHPAARELAGKLGIDTDRYGYAQSPPFKMISTTREGIYTCGVFQAPKDIPETVGQASAAAGAAAALLAEARGTLVTKEEYPPERDILAEEPRIGVFVCHCGINIAGVVDVAAVTDYARTLPQVAYADHFTFTCSTDSLDRMREVIEEHKLNRVVVASCSPRTHEPLFQENLRKAGLNKYLFEMANIRDQDSWVHQGEPALATEKAKELVRMSVARAALLKPVGDLLFPVTQKALVVGGELAALQAALTIAEAGYPVYLTEPGEKLGASLARRQHHTLEGHAIQPFIAEMVKRVEEHPLIEWLPFTRILDVKGHIGKFKSTAEAGRFHRELEYGAVVVATGAQEYQPTEYLYGQHDRVLTQLELEELLAENPRALPAGAKVVMIQCVGSREPERNYCSRVCCSEAVKNALKIKELDPTAQVFVLYRDIRTYGLKELYYRKARELGVQFVRFEPERRPEVTPQGQGLTVTVFDQSLKLPLKLTADYLVLSAALRPHPASAEVARVFKLPLDADGFLMEAHLKLKPLDFASAGIFLCGLAHGPKTLEESLAQAQGAAARALGVLSREEMYVAGAVAQVDPLKCVACLTCVRTCPFGVPQMDESEGVVRIDAASCQGCGNCASACPRKAIEVKHNLDEQFIAKILAVSDTWPAMGSEAR; encoded by the coding sequence ATGACTGCCTCCAACGGAAAAGTGGGCGCCATCGCTGTGGTGGGCGGCGGCATCGCCGGCATGCAGGCGGCCCTGGACGCCGCCAACGCCGGCTATAAGGTGTATCTGGTGGAGCGGGACATCTCCATCGGCGGGGTCATGGCCCAACTGGACAAGACCTTCCCCACCAACGACTGCTCCACCTGCCTCATCTCCCCCAAGCTCATCGAGGTGGCCCGGCACCCGGACATTGAGATCATCACCCAGGCCCAGGTGGCCAAGGTGGAGGGCGAGGCCGGGAACTACCGGCTCACCGTGACTCTCGAGCCCCGTTACATCGACCGGGCCAAGTGCAACGCCTGCGGCGCCTGCGCCGAGGCCTGTCCGGTGAGCATGCCCAGCACCTTCGACGAGGGCCTGGGCACCCGGCCGGCGGCCTATCGCCATTTCCCCCAGGCCATCCCCGCCACCTACGCCATCAAGAAGCTGGACCGGGCGCCCTGTGTGCGGGCCTGCCCCGCCAACCTGAGCGCCCAGGGGTATGTGCAGCTCATCAAGGTGGGGAAATACGCCGAGGCCCTGGCCCTCATCATGGACCGGCTGCCCCTGCCCGGCACCATCGGCCGCATCTGCCCTCACCCTTGCGAGGACCAGTGCCGGCGGGGCGAGCTGGATGAACCGGTGGCCATCTGCGCCCTGAAGCGCTTCGCCGCCGACATGGCGGACTGGCAGAGCCTGCCGGTGCCGGAGATCACCCCCCGGCCCGGGAAGGTGGCGGTGGTGGGCTCCGGGCCCTCGGGCCTGAGCTGCGCCTATCACCTGGCCCGCCGGGGCTATCAGGTGACGGTCTTTGAGGCCCAGAGCGACATCGGCGGCTGGCTGCGCTACGGCATCCCCGAATACCGCCTGCCCCGGGAGGTCCTGGACCGGGAGGTGGACTACATCCGCCGACTGGGGGTGGAATTCAAGGTCAACACTCCCATCGGCCCCGGTCTCACGGTGAACGACCTCCTCACCCGGGAGGGCTTCCAGGCGGTGTATCTGGGGGTGGGGGCCCAGGATTCCCTGCGCCTCCCTGTCCCCGGGGCCGACGCCCAGGGGGTCTTGTGGGGCGTGGAGTACCTCAAGGAGTCCGCCGCCGGCCGGCCCCAGGACTTCCGGGGCCGCCGGGTGACGGTCATCGGCGGCGGCAACGTGGCCATGGACGTGGCCCGCACCGCCCGCCGCCAGGGTGGCGAAGTCACCATCATCTGCCTGGAGACCAGAGACGAGATGCCCGCCTCGCCCTGGGAGGTGGCCGAAGCGGAGCAGGAGGGCATCACCATCCTGCACCGCTGGGGCGTCAAGGAGATCGTGGCGCCCAAAGGCCAGGTCACCGGCCTGGTGCTCAAGGCGGTGGAGAGGGTTTTTGACGAGCAGGGCCGCTTCGCCCCCACCTACCGGGAAGAGGAGACCACCCGTCGGGAGACCGACGTGGTGATTCTGGCCATCGGCCAGAAGACCAATCTGAGCTTCCTCACCGAGACGGACGGCATCCGGCTCACCCCCCGGGGCCTCATCGAGGCGGACCCCGAGACCCTGGCCACCAGCCGGGAGGGGGTCTTTGCCGGCGGCGATGTCATCACCGGGCCCTACATCGCCATCGCCGCGGTGGCCGCCGGCCGGGAGGCGGCGGAATCCATCGACCGCTACCTCTCCGGCCGGGATCTCAAGGAGGGCCGGGAATTTCCCTTACGGCCCCTCCCCAAAGGCGAGGGCAACTGGGCGCCTCTGCCGCCCAAATCCGCCCGCAAACCCCGGGCCCGCATGCCGGAGCTGCCTCTGGCCGAGTGGACCAAGGGCTTTAAGGAAATCAACCTGGGCTTCAGCGAGGAGCAGGCCAGAAGCGAGGCGGAGCGCTGCATCAACTGCGGGGTGTGCTCCGAGTGCCTGCAGTGCGTGGCCGCCTGCCAGGCCGGGGCCATCAACCACCAGATGCAGCCCGCCACCCGGGAACTGGAGGTGGGGGCCCTCATCCTGGCACCGGGCTTTAGGCCCTTCGAGGCGGACCAGAAGGCGGAGTACGGCTTCGGCCGCTACCCCAACGTGGTCACCTCCCTGCAGTTTGAGCGCCTGCTTTCCGCCACCGGGCCCACCGGCGGGCATGTGGTGCGGCCCAGCGACCATCAGGCCCCCCGCAAGGTGGCCTGGATCCAGTGCGTGGGCTCCCGGGACGCCTCCCTGAACCGGGAATACTGCTCCTATGTCTGCTGCATGTATGCCACCAAGCAGGCCATCATCGCCAAGGAGCACGACCCCGATATCGAGCCCACCATCTTCTACATCGACATGCGGGCCCAAGGAAAAGGCTTTGACCGCTACTACGAGCGGGCCAAAACCTCCCACGGGGTGCGCTATGTCCGGAGCATGATCTCCCGGGTGGCCCAGGATCCCAAGACCCACAACCTGGAGCTCACCTACGTGAGCGAAGACAACCAGATCGTCACCGAGACCTTCGATCTAGTGGTCCTGTCGGTGGGTCTCAATCCCCATCCCGCGGCCCGGGAGCTGGCCGGCAAGCTGGGGATCGACACCGACCGCTACGGCTATGCCCAAAGTCCGCCGTTCAAGATGATCTCCACCACCCGGGAGGGCATCTACACCTGCGGCGTCTTCCAGGCCCCCAAGGACATCCCGGAGACCGTGGGCCAGGCCTCCGCCGCCGCCGGTGCCGCTGCGGCGCTTTTGGCCGAGGCCCGGGGCACCCTGGTCACCAAGGAGGAGTATCCCCCCGAGCGGGACATCCTGGCCGAGGAGCCCCGCATCGGCGTTTTTGTCTGCCACTGCGGCATCAACATCGCCGGGGTGGTGGATGTGGCGGCGGTGACGGATTATGCCCGCACTTTGCCCCAGGTGGCCTATGCCGACCACTTCACCTTCACCTGCTCCACCGACTCCCTGGACCGCATGCGTGAGGTGATTGAGGAGCATAAGCTCAATCGGGTGGTGGTGGCCTCCTGCAGCCCCCGCACGCACGAGCCTCTGTTCCAGGAGAACCTGCGCAAGGCGGGCCTGAACAAATACCTCTTTGAGATGGCCAACATCCGGGACCAGGACTCCTGGGTGCACCAGGGCGAGCCGGCCCTGGCCACGGAGAAGGCCAAGGAGCTGGTGCGCATGTCCGTGGCCCGGGCGGCGCTCCTCAAGCCCGTGGGCGACCTCCTCTTCCCGGTGACCCAGAAGGCCCTGGTGGTGGGCGGCGAGCTGGCGGCACTGCAGGCCGCCCTCACCATCGCCGAGGCGGGCTACCCGGTGTACCTCACCGAGCCCGGGGAAAAGCTGGGGGCCAGCCTGGCCCGGCGCCAGCACCACACCCTGGAGGGCCACGCCATCCAGCCTTTTATCGCCGAGATGGTGAAAAGGGTGGAGGAGCACCCCCTCATCGAGTGGCTGCCCTTCACCCGCATCCTGGACGTCAAAGGCCACATCGGCAAGTTCAAAAGCACCGCCGAGGCTGGCCGCTTCCACCGGGAGCTGGAGTACGGGGCGGTGGTGGTGGCCACCGGCGCCCAGGAATACCAGCCCACGGAATACCTCTACGGCCAGCACGACCGGGTCCTCACCCAACTGGAGCTGGAGGAGCTCCTGGCGGAAAACCCCCGGGCGCTCCCTGCCGGGGCGAAGGTGGTGATGATCCAGTGCGTGGGCTCCCGGGAGCCGGAGCGCAACTACTGCAGCCGGGTATGCTGCAGCGAGGCGGTGAAAAACGCCCTGAAGATCAAGGAGCTGGATCCCACGGCCCAGGTCTTCGTCCTCTATCGGGACATCCGCACCTATGGCTTAAAGGAGCTTTACTACCGCAAAGCCCGAGAGCTGGGGGTGCAGTTTGTGCGCTTCGAGCCGGAGCGCCGCCCCGAGGTCACGCCCCAAGGCCAGGGGCTCACGGTGACGGTCTTTGACCAGTCCCTGAAGCTGCCCCTGAAGCTCACGGCCGACTACCTGGTGCTTTCCGCCGCTCTGCGGCCGCATCCGGCCAGCGCCGAGGTGGCCCGGGTCTTCAAGCTCCCCCTGGACGCCGATGGCTTCCTCATGGAGGCCCACCTGAAGCTCAAGCCTCTGGACTTTGCCTCCGCCGGCATCTTTCTTTGCGGTCTGGCCCACGGCCCCAAGACCCTGGAGGAGAGCCTGGCCCAGGCCCAGGGCGCCGCGGCCCGAGCTCTGGGGGTCCTCTCCCGGGAGGAGATGTATGTGGCCGGCGCGGTGGCCCAGGTGGATCCGCTGAAGTGCGTTGCCTGCCTCACCTGCGTGCGCACCTGCCCCTTCGGGGTGCCGCAGATGGATGAGAGCGAAGGCGTGGTGCGCATTGACGCCGCCTCCTGCCAGGGCTGCGGCAACTGCGCCAGCGCCTGCCCCCGCAAGGCCATCGAAGTGAAACACAATCTGGACGAGCAGTTCATCGCCAAGATCCTGGCCGTGAGTGACACCTGGCCGGCGATGGGCTCCGAGGCGAGGTAG
- a CDS encoding methylenetetrahydrofolate reductase C-terminal domain-containing protein codes for MIIAERKPFKEIQEMVAPYGDVLIVGCGTCVAVCLAGGEKEVGLLAAQLKLARNLAGQAGRLGEITVERQCDREFIEPLRETAADYEAVISTACGAGVQFLAALLPDKPVFPALNTTFIGVNEAAGHYTERCRSCHQCYLGLTGGICPVTMCTKGLLNGPCGGTIGGKCEVDPERDCAWCQIYERLESQGRLEQIEAILPLHPHSRTTSPGTVIHPAYLRRYAAHE; via the coding sequence ATGATCATCGCAGAACGCAAGCCTTTCAAGGAAATCCAGGAGATGGTGGCCCCCTACGGGGACGTCCTCATCGTCGGCTGCGGCACCTGTGTGGCCGTCTGCCTGGCCGGGGGCGAAAAGGAAGTGGGGCTGTTGGCGGCGCAACTGAAGCTGGCCCGCAACCTGGCGGGACAGGCCGGCCGCCTGGGCGAGATCACCGTGGAGCGCCAGTGCGACCGAGAGTTCATCGAGCCCCTGCGGGAGACGGCGGCCGACTATGAGGCCGTCATCTCCACCGCCTGCGGCGCCGGGGTGCAGTTTCTGGCGGCGCTGCTGCCGGACAAGCCCGTCTTCCCGGCCCTCAACACCACCTTCATCGGGGTGAACGAGGCGGCGGGGCACTACACCGAGCGCTGCCGCTCCTGCCACCAGTGCTATCTGGGCCTCACCGGCGGCATCTGCCCGGTGACCATGTGCACCAAGGGCCTGCTTAACGGCCCCTGCGGCGGCACCATCGGCGGCAAGTGCGAAGTGGACCCGGAGCGGGACTGCGCCTGGTGCCAGATCTATGAGCGCCTGGAAAGCCAGGGGCGCCTTGAGCAGATCGAGGCTATTTTGCCCCTCCATCCGCACAGCCGCACCACCAGCCCGGGAACGGTGATTCACCCTGCCTATTTAAGGAGATACGCCGCCCATGAGTAA
- a CDS encoding FAD-dependent oxidoreductase yields the protein MKAHVQHPVVVLGGGIAGLTAALELNRAGVPVALVEKSPFFGGRAASFVCKATDSCQKCGACRVEQALRELFETLEIRRFPHTRVTAGRRVDGGLHLTLVSRPQVVDPDRCTDCGLCAAACPVPGALLTTVSAENHPRYAVDPDKCLYYQDGSCRRCAEVCPTGAIDLTRPETTLELTATGLVVATGYQPSPPPARSIFARAGLPQVVTGWELEELLRQGGPLLRPGDGRLVRRLAFVQCVGSRDREHAYCSRVCCGYGLRLARLVRHRWPEVQVSTFYMDLQNVGPDPQDFEAAVQRELELIRALPGDMATTTDGSLVLRFFDDTSGKALFRVVDLLVLAVGIAPGPDNPWLAEMLGLPLTADGFLGSGNGAHPLPPGVFLAGTATGPLSILECITQATRAAEQVCRYLEETP from the coding sequence ATGAAAGCGCACGTGCAACATCCGGTGGTGGTTTTGGGCGGCGGCATTGCCGGCCTTACCGCCGCCCTGGAGCTCAACCGGGCCGGAGTGCCGGTGGCCCTGGTGGAAAAGAGCCCCTTTTTCGGGGGGCGGGCGGCCAGCTTTGTCTGCAAGGCCACGGACAGCTGCCAGAAATGCGGCGCCTGCCGGGTGGAGCAGGCCCTGAGGGAGCTTTTCGAGACCCTGGAAATCCGCCGCTTCCCCCACACCCGGGTGACGGCCGGCCGTCGGGTGGATGGCGGCCTCCATCTCACTCTGGTAAGCCGGCCCCAGGTGGTGGACCCTGACCGCTGCACCGACTGCGGCCTCTGCGCCGCGGCATGCCCGGTCCCCGGCGCCCTCCTCACCACGGTGTCGGCGGAGAATCACCCTCGCTATGCCGTGGACCCGGACAAGTGCCTCTATTACCAGGACGGCTCCTGCCGGCGGTGTGCGGAGGTGTGCCCCACCGGGGCCATTGATCTCACCCGCCCGGAGACCACGCTGGAGCTCACCGCCACCGGACTGGTGGTGGCCACCGGCTATCAGCCCTCCCCGCCGCCGGCCCGCTCGATCTTTGCCCGGGCCGGCCTCCCCCAGGTGGTCACCGGCTGGGAGCTGGAGGAGCTCCTCCGCCAGGGGGGCCCGCTCCTTAGGCCCGGGGACGGCCGTTTAGTTAGGCGGCTGGCCTTCGTGCAGTGCGTGGGCAGTCGGGACCGGGAACATGCCTACTGTTCCCGGGTCTGCTGCGGCTATGGCCTGAGGCTCGCCCGCCTGGTGCGCCATCGCTGGCCGGAGGTGCAGGTGAGCACCTTTTACATGGACCTGCAGAATGTGGGGCCCGACCCGCAGGATTTTGAGGCGGCGGTGCAGCGGGAGCTGGAACTCATCCGGGCCTTGCCCGGGGATATGGCCACCACCACCGACGGCAGCCTGGTGCTCCGCTTCTTTGACGACACAAGCGGCAAGGCCCTCTTTCGGGTGGTGGACCTGCTGGTGCTGGCGGTGGGGATCGCCCCGGGGCCGGACAACCCCTGGCTGGCGGAGATGCTGGGCTTGCCCCTCACCGCGGACGGCTTTCTGGGCTCCGGCAACGGCGCTCATCCCTTACCCCCCGGCGTCTTTCTGGCCGGCACCGCCACCGGTCCTTTGAGCATTCTTGAGTGCATCACCCAGGCCACCCGGGCGGCCGAGCAGGTCTGCCGCTATCTGGAGGAGACCCCATGA
- a CDS encoding hydrogenase iron-sulfur subunit, with translation MSPVNPEPAVNIVLMHGPELSGAGLDPEELCRHLAELPNSRVLAVDLARPPEEQRQALAGFLAAADRQPVVVAAREPEHRIATLARLREELGLTPALVAPVDLTPALDYPELDLRRAKGMELIRQAAAQMSRALPVGTQTVPVSRQVLVWGDSYAAVRTALELAQRGYPVLLASSGPAPSPLAFEYARGTAGGDALAELTRQAQEHPLIKALYEAELLDFQGTAGRFGVKLRTPQGRVNEMAGAVVLAPELHRQPALSCYAVPDDPRLLCQNRLEALLAENPENLPGTTAFLVGLAGEGHPLSLKRALAAARRLLSADKEVCLLVGNAKLAGPGIERALREAQEAGLVLIKLKDCPAIEVGDTGVSLSFFEPSLGKQVTLHPDLIVLDDHYRAAAENAGLAEKFRLELGPRGFLQDDNVHLLPVGTYRRGILAVGPARGIQDLEETEADIQAAVLAVEELLGNGYAQAPQGRALVDRGKCVLCLTCYRYCPHGAITWDSRAIINELACQGCGICASQCPNDAIQLQPCRDDQVAAQLTALDPGLSPRLVAFLCRNSAWEAYQSVVRLKAGVLPPGFTAIKLPCAGKVDPEYLLQAFATGAEGVLVLGCPTDNCKSSHGNVCAQKAVTQVQAMLAEAGLDPGRLSFQSLAANGVGDFLDAVDHFLAALAALTPAPDDQHPLRLAVGTAVTRPAARRPLAVEIRELALEINPQDAAALGLRPGETVTVGGREEKLQATVRLNPRVRPGMAYLPAAPDSVAVRRLAAEAQEALPRFRGLAVYLAKLTEEFEEIFGVRVPLSRYLHQGHTWVALESGGRVRLGLDDFSQKLLGPGDGLQVPLVGEEIRRNLAHLVLYRGKNLAPVLAPLYGVVEKVNPKVLNRPSLVHDDPYGDGWILEVAPISLEPDLTRLIPGSQGVSFMEEETRRLIELLEPGVGATLQAGGVLIDDLYGQFPDLGWERLVKEFLRSVK, from the coding sequence ATGAGCCCTGTGAATCCCGAACCTGCAGTGAACATCGTCCTCATGCACGGCCCGGAACTGAGCGGCGCCGGTCTCGATCCTGAGGAGCTCTGCCGCCATCTGGCGGAGCTCCCCAACTCCCGGGTGCTGGCCGTGGATCTGGCCCGGCCGCCGGAAGAGCAGCGCCAGGCGTTGGCAGGCTTCCTGGCCGCGGCGGACCGGCAGCCGGTGGTGGTGGCCGCCCGGGAGCCGGAGCACCGGATCGCCACCCTCGCCCGCCTGCGCGAGGAACTGGGTCTGACCCCCGCGCTCGTGGCGCCGGTGGACCTGACCCCGGCCCTGGATTACCCGGAGCTGGACCTGCGCCGGGCCAAAGGGATGGAGCTCATCCGCCAGGCCGCGGCCCAGATGAGCCGGGCCTTGCCGGTGGGCACGCAGACGGTGCCGGTGAGCCGCCAGGTGCTGGTCTGGGGGGATTCCTATGCCGCGGTGCGCACCGCCCTGGAGCTGGCCCAGCGGGGCTACCCGGTGCTTCTGGCCAGCTCCGGCCCGGCGCCCAGCCCCCTGGCCTTTGAATACGCCCGGGGCACCGCCGGCGGCGACGCCCTGGCGGAGCTCACCCGTCAGGCCCAGGAGCATCCACTGATCAAGGCCCTGTATGAAGCCGAGCTCCTGGATTTCCAGGGCACCGCGGGCCGGTTCGGGGTCAAACTCCGCACTCCTCAGGGACGGGTGAACGAAATGGCGGGCGCAGTGGTGCTGGCCCCGGAACTGCACCGCCAGCCCGCCCTCTCTTGCTATGCTGTGCCGGATGACCCCCGCCTCCTCTGCCAGAACCGGCTGGAAGCCCTCCTGGCGGAGAACCCGGAAAACCTCCCCGGGACCACTGCCTTTCTGGTGGGCCTGGCCGGGGAGGGGCATCCCCTGTCTTTGAAGCGGGCCCTGGCCGCCGCCCGGCGGCTGCTCTCGGCCGACAAGGAGGTCTGCTTGCTGGTGGGTAACGCCAAGCTGGCCGGACCGGGCATCGAACGGGCCCTCCGGGAAGCCCAGGAAGCGGGGCTGGTGCTCATCAAGCTCAAGGATTGCCCCGCCATCGAAGTCGGCGACACCGGGGTGAGCCTCAGCTTCTTTGAGCCTTCCCTGGGAAAGCAGGTCACCCTGCACCCGGACCTCATCGTCCTGGATGATCATTACCGGGCGGCGGCGGAAAATGCCGGGCTGGCGGAAAAGTTCCGGCTGGAGCTCGGCCCCCGGGGCTTTCTCCAGGACGACAATGTGCACCTCCTGCCCGTGGGCACCTACCGCCGGGGCATCCTGGCGGTGGGGCCGGCCCGGGGAATCCAGGACCTGGAGGAAACCGAGGCCGACATCCAGGCCGCGGTCCTGGCCGTGGAGGAGCTGCTGGGGAACGGCTATGCCCAGGCCCCCCAGGGACGGGCGCTGGTGGACCGGGGCAAATGCGTCCTTTGCCTTACCTGCTACCGCTATTGCCCCCACGGCGCCATCACCTGGGACAGCCGGGCCATCATCAACGAACTGGCCTGCCAGGGCTGTGGCATCTGTGCCAGCCAGTGCCCCAATGACGCCATCCAGCTGCAGCCCTGCCGCGATGACCAGGTGGCGGCGCAACTGACGGCCCTGGACCCGGGACTTAGCCCCCGGCTGGTGGCCTTTCTCTGCCGCAACTCCGCCTGGGAGGCCTACCAGTCCGTGGTACGCCTCAAGGCCGGGGTGCTGCCGCCGGGCTTTACGGCGATCAAGCTCCCCTGCGCCGGCAAGGTGGACCCGGAGTATCTCCTCCAGGCCTTCGCCACCGGGGCCGAGGGCGTCCTGGTGCTGGGCTGCCCCACGGACAACTGCAAGTCCAGCCACGGAAATGTATGCGCCCAAAAAGCCGTGACCCAGGTGCAGGCCATGCTGGCGGAAGCCGGCTTGGACCCCGGGCGCCTCTCCTTCCAGTCTCTGGCCGCCAACGGCGTGGGGGATTTCCTGGACGCGGTGGATCATTTCCTGGCGGCACTGGCCGCTCTCACCCCGGCTCCGGATGACCAGCATCCCCTGAGGCTGGCTGTGGGAACTGCCGTCACCCGGCCCGCCGCCCGCCGGCCCCTGGCTGTGGAAATCCGGGAGCTGGCGTTAGAGATTAACCCTCAGGATGCCGCGGCCCTGGGCCTTCGCCCCGGCGAAACCGTGACTGTGGGCGGCCGGGAGGAAAAGCTCCAGGCCACGGTGCGCCTCAACCCCCGGGTGCGGCCGGGCATGGCTTATCTGCCCGCAGCTCCGGATTCGGTCGCAGTGCGGCGCCTGGCCGCGGAAGCCCAGGAAGCCCTGCCCCGCTTCCGGGGCCTGGCGGTGTATCTGGCCAAACTGACGGAGGAATTCGAGGAGATCTTCGGGGTGCGGGTGCCCCTCTCCCGTTATCTGCACCAGGGGCACACCTGGGTGGCCCTGGAGAGCGGCGGCCGGGTGCGCCTGGGGCTGGATGACTTCTCCCAGAAGCTCCTGGGTCCTGGGGATGGCTTGCAGGTGCCCCTGGTGGGCGAGGAGATCCGCCGCAATCTCGCCCACCTGGTCCTCTACCGGGGGAAAAATCTGGCCCCGGTGCTGGCGCCCCTGTATGGGGTGGTGGAAAAGGTGAATCCCAAGGTCCTGAACCGGCCTTCCCTGGTGCACGACGACCCCTACGGGGACGGCTGGATCCTGGAGGTGGCCCCCATCAGCCTGGAGCCTGACCTCACCCGGCTCATCCCCGGCTCCCAGGGGGTTTCCTTCATGGAGGAGGAGACCAGGCGCCTGATCGAGCTGTTGGAGCCCGGGGTGGGCGCCACCCTCCAGGCCGGCGGCGTCCTGATCGACGACCTGTATGGCCAATTCCCGGATCTGGGCTGGGAGCGTCTGGTGAAGGAATTTCTGCGCAGCGTTAAATGA